The proteins below come from a single Gordonia pseudamarae genomic window:
- a CDS encoding IS256 family transposase, with protein sequence MTAPHIVDPAGLLGQALAEASPDLMRELLQTMINALLSADADAVCGAEWGRRSEDRINHRNGYRHRPLDTRVGTIDVAVPKLRSGTYFPEWLLERRKRAESALITVVADCYLAGVSTRRMDKLVKTLGIDSLSKSQVSRMAEDLDEQVAAFRHRRLDEAGPFTFVTADALTIKVRENKQVVKAVVLLATGVNGDGHREVLGMQVATSETTASWNTFFADLVARGLGGVRLVTSDAHAGLVEAIAANLPGAAWQRCRTHYAANLMAVCPKSMWPAVKAMLHSVYDQPTAGAVNAQFDRLLEYTEDRLPEVAEHLGDAREDLLAFAAFPDDVWRQIWSNNPTERLNREIRRRTDVVGIFPNRDAIVRLIGAVLAEQTDEWAEGRRYLGLEVLSRCRLTVTDTDHTPEVNTDPLIQLPV encoded by the coding sequence ATGACCGCACCCCACATTGTCGACCCTGCTGGCTTGCTTGGCCAAGCCCTGGCTGAGGCCTCGCCCGATCTGATGCGTGAGCTGCTGCAGACGATGATCAACGCACTGCTCTCCGCCGATGCCGACGCTGTGTGCGGCGCCGAGTGGGGCCGCCGGTCCGAAGACCGCATCAATCACCGGAACGGATACCGGCACCGGCCTCTCGATACCCGTGTGGGCACGATCGACGTCGCCGTGCCGAAGCTGCGCTCTGGCACCTATTTTCCCGAGTGGTTGCTCGAACGCCGCAAGCGCGCCGAGTCGGCGCTGATCACCGTCGTGGCCGACTGCTACCTGGCCGGGGTCTCGACCCGCCGGATGGACAAGCTGGTCAAGACTTTGGGCATCGATTCGTTGTCGAAGTCGCAGGTCTCGCGCATGGCCGAAGACCTCGACGAACAGGTTGCAGCGTTCCGTCATCGCCGACTGGACGAGGCGGGACCGTTCACGTTCGTCACCGCGGATGCGTTGACGATCAAGGTCCGCGAGAACAAGCAGGTCGTCAAAGCCGTCGTGCTGCTGGCTACCGGAGTCAATGGTGACGGTCATCGTGAGGTGCTTGGCATGCAGGTCGCCACCAGTGAGACCACAGCCTCGTGGAACACCTTCTTCGCTGACCTGGTCGCCCGCGGCCTGGGCGGAGTTCGCCTGGTGACTTCTGATGCCCATGCCGGGTTGGTCGAGGCGATCGCGGCGAACCTGCCCGGAGCTGCCTGGCAACGCTGCCGCACCCATTACGCGGCGAATCTGATGGCGGTGTGTCCGAAGTCGATGTGGCCAGCGGTCAAGGCCATGCTGCACAGCGTCTATGACCAACCCACTGCTGGTGCGGTCAATGCCCAGTTCGACCGGCTGCTCGAATACACCGAAGACCGCCTACCCGAAGTGGCCGAACACCTCGGTGACGCCCGTGAAGACCTGCTGGCATTCGCCGCGTTTCCTGATGACGTGTGGCGCCAGATCTGGTCCAACAACCCCACAGAACGACTCAACCGCGAGATCCGGCGCCGCACCGACGTCGTAGGCATCTTCCCGAACCGCGATGCCATCGTCCGTCTCATTGGCGCAGTGCTCGCCGAGCAGACCGACGAATGGGCCGAAGGCCGCCGCTACCTCGGCCTCGAAGTGCTCAGCCGCTGCCGGCTGACCGTCACCGACACCGACCACACGCCGGAGGTGAACACCGACCCGCTGATCCAACTACCTGTCTGA